The following proteins are co-located in the Macadamia integrifolia cultivar HAES 741 chromosome 3, SCU_Mint_v3, whole genome shotgun sequence genome:
- the LOC122073684 gene encoding protein FAR1-RELATED SEQUENCE 5-like: MDRVDVGEDVEIKPRKGMLFNSENEAYDFYNSYGGAVDFSIRKDYAHWSNKDRTVMTNRRFVCSKAGSHGKDKRDGLTSKSRVETRTECQARMTIHLIENGKYECHDLVEEHNNELHVEGTTHFMRSRRQISDLHGHEINLVDDSGIKPKNLFEYMGRQAGGIENLGYTSENHLNYLRTKRQRSLIYGEVDYAHFGDVISFDTTFCTNKECRLFGVFVGFNHHRGIIIFGVALLYDETAESFKWLFDAFAEAHGHKKPITILTDQDAIANALLETWLKTWHIMQHGINHLGYLMKEGSSFLTDLKKYIFQYEDELHFEEAWHKLLTDHGMEDSTWLNRIYKIRYKWASYYIKNTFTLGMRSTQLSESLNGGLKDYLKSTMDVVQFFKHFERIVNDKRAKELKAEFDARNKLPRKMFYMSPVMKQVGEVYTPYAFEQFQEQYNWV, translated from the exons ATGGATAGAGTTGATGTAGGTGAAGATGTTGAGATTAAGCCTCGGAAGGGCATGTTATTTAACTCAGAGAATGAGGCTTATGATTTCTATAACAGTTATGGAGGAGCAGTGGATTTTAGTATTAGGAAAGATTATGCTCATTGGAGCAACAAAGATAGGACCGTCATGACAAATAGAAGATTTGTATGTAGTAAAGCTGGTTCTCATGGAAAAGATAAGAGAGATGGTCTTACAAGTAAATCTCGAGTTGAAACAAGAACAGAATGTCAGGCACGGATGACCATACATTTGATAGAAAATGGAAAGTACGAGTGTCATGACTTAGTTGAAGAACATAACAATGAACTTCATGTTGAGGGTACTACCCATTTTATGCGTTCACGGAGGCAGATTTCTGATTTACATGGACATGAAATTAATTTGGTTGATGATTCGGGAATTAAGCCTAAAAACTTATTTGAGTACATGGGTAGGCAGGCTGGAGGGATAGAGAATCTGGGGTACACGAGTGAAAATCATTTGAACTATCTTCGAACTAAAAGGCAGCGTTCGCTCATTTATGGTGAAGTAG ATTATGCACATTTTGGTGATGTCATTAGTTTTGACACTACATTTTGCACTAACAAAGAGTGTAGGCTATTTGGGGTATTTGTTGGCTTCAATCATCACAGAGGCATCATTATATTTGGGGTTGCACTATTATATGACGAGACGGCTGAAAGTTTCAAGTGGTTATTTGATGCATTCGCGGAAGCACATGGGCATAAGAAGCCTATAACAATCTTGACAGATCAAGATGCTATAGCGAATGCATTATTGGAGACGTGGCTAAAGACATGGCATATAATGCAACATGGCATTAACCATTTAGGATATTTAATGAAAGAAGGCTCTTCATTTCTCACtgatttgaaaaaatatatatttcaatatGAGGATGAATTACATTTTGAGGAAGCTTGGCATAAATTACTTACTGATCACGGAATGGAGGATAGCACATGGTTGAATCGTATCTACAAGATTAGATATAAGTGGGCAAGCTACTATATAAAAAATACATTCACATTAGGTATGCGGAGTACGCAACTCAGTGAGAGTTTGAATGGTGGTTTGAAGGATTATTTAAAATCCACAATGGACGTTGTGCAATTTTTTAAGCATTTTGAAAGAATTGTCAACGATAAGCGAGCTAAAGAATTAAAAGCTGAGTTTGATGCAAGGAACAAACTACCAAGAAAAATGTTCTATATGTCACCAGTTATGAAACAAGTTGGGGAAGTCTATACTCCTTATGCTTTTGAGCAATTTCAGGAGCAGTATAACTGGGTGTAA